One Deltaproteobacteria bacterium genomic window, TTGGGCAACCTGAACCTCACCAACCTGACGGTGTTCGTGTTCGACAACGAGGTCTACAGCGGCAGCACCATGAGCGAACCCACGGCCACGGCCGGAAAGACCGACCTGACGGCCATCGCCCGGGCCTCGGGAATAGAAAACGCCGTCACCGTGGACGACATCGAGGGCTTCAAGGAACATGGACTACCCGGTGTGACGGGAGAGGGGCTCCACTACGTGGTGTGCAAGGTGGAGGAGAGCCTCATCCACCGCGAGATCCCGCGTCCCAACGTCGATCTGGCGGAGTACAAGTACCGGTTCGTTCGCTATATCGAGCGCACCGAGGGCATTACCGTACCGTTCGTCGGCCTGGGGTAGCCCGCATGGTTCAGCCCCGGGCCGCTCGTTGAACCGGCGCGCCGGGACGGCGCCCGCGTTCCGCGGCCACACACTCAATCGCCAAGCAAACCAAAACCACAAGGAGGTGAATCACCATGCCAACCAACCAAGAGGCGGTGAAACGTCAGGAAGCAGAGAAGACCGAGTACGACTGGGGTACGCTCTGGCCGCACTACCACAAGGAGAGGATGAACTGGGCCACCGGTTTCCGCACCAAGGGCGACGTGGACATCCTGTTCCTTTCCGGCTCCACCGGACGCGACCCGTTCGAGGACGCGCCTTGCCGGGAGCCCGGCGAGGAGCGGTCCGGCCGCGGCAAGGTCGTCGGCGGCATCAAGGAGCAGACCCGTCAGGCTTGGCAGGACATCAAGGACAACCTGGAGATGATGGGCGGCGAGCTCAAGAACATCGTCATGATCCGCTACTTCCTCACCCGGCGGGAGGACGTGTTCGACATGCGTGACGAGATGTACGCGTTCTTCGAGGAGCACGAG contains:
- a CDS encoding RidA family protein — encoded protein: MPTNQEAVKRQEAEKTEYDWGTLWPHYHKERMNWATGFRTKGDVDILFLSGSTGRDPFEDAPCREPGEERSGRGKVVGGIKEQTRQAWQDIKDNLEMMGGELKNIVMIRYFLTRREDVFDMRDEMYAFFEEHEPDLRAHPRPATLLRGVGIDLQDMLIEIEAWAAVPRKK
- a CDS encoding thiamine pyrophosphate-dependent enzyme, whose protein sequence is MIRRDCLELIAPLMTDQLVLSSQSGQRIEWFHLSQHEGNLLVGMMGCATGVGMGLALALPHRRVIVLESDGSVLLSLFNLPTLGNLNLTNLTVFVFDNEVYSGSTMSEPTATAGKTDLTAIARASGIENAVTVDDIEGFKEHGLPGVTGEGLHYVVCKVEESLIHREIPRPNVDLAEYKYRFVRYIERTEGITVPFVGLG